In Pseudofrankia saprophytica, one genomic interval encodes:
- a CDS encoding thymidine phosphorylase translates to MNADASARAIDAVVRTRMGSALAADEIERLVADFVAGRIPDYQMSAWLATVACRGLSRAETVALTRAYVTGGETLDFARTGRLVLDKHSTGGVGDTVSLVVVPLVAACGVAVAKMSGRGLGLTGGTIDKMESIRGLRLELDADEIYRLVDQVGMVITGQSARLTPGDKVTYALRDVTGTVDSLPLIAASIVSKKIAVGAHGVLFDVKTGAGALLPDQDRALDLARLMVEVATGAGLRCRAVLTDMSQPLGYAVGNALEVSEALDVLRGREVPGLTEVCRTIAALMLRGAEPDLAPEAAERKVNAVLASGEGYERFLRWAVAQGAEPDALAEPGGLPTADCREQVVADREGYLEDIDPRAIGTAAIRVGAGRLVKGGPLDHSAGVVLRHRVGDHVSIGEPLAVIHHRHGVEPPVDLVRDAFRVSESAPPGRPVVLQVI, encoded by the coding sequence ATGAATGCTGACGCCTCGGCGCGCGCCATCGACGCCGTCGTCCGCACCAGGATGGGGAGCGCCCTGGCCGCGGACGAGATCGAGCGGCTTGTGGCGGACTTCGTCGCCGGTCGGATCCCCGACTACCAGATGTCCGCCTGGCTGGCGACGGTGGCCTGTCGAGGACTGTCGCGGGCGGAGACCGTGGCCCTTACCCGGGCCTACGTGACCGGCGGTGAGACGCTCGACTTCGCCAGGACCGGGCGGCTGGTGCTCGACAAGCACAGCACCGGCGGCGTGGGCGACACGGTGAGTCTCGTCGTCGTGCCGTTGGTCGCGGCGTGCGGGGTGGCGGTGGCGAAGATGAGCGGACGCGGCCTGGGCCTCACCGGAGGCACGATTGACAAGATGGAGTCCATTCGTGGGCTGCGGCTGGAGCTCGACGCCGACGAGATCTATCGCCTGGTCGACCAGGTGGGGATGGTCATCACCGGGCAGAGCGCGCGCCTGACCCCCGGCGACAAGGTGACGTACGCGCTGCGGGACGTCACCGGAACGGTCGACAGCCTTCCGCTGATCGCGGCCAGCATCGTCAGCAAGAAGATCGCCGTGGGTGCGCATGGCGTGCTGTTCGACGTGAAGACGGGTGCGGGTGCGCTGCTCCCGGACCAGGATCGGGCGCTCGACCTGGCGCGGCTGATGGTCGAGGTCGCCACCGGGGCCGGCCTGCGTTGCCGGGCCGTGCTGACGGACATGAGCCAGCCGCTCGGGTACGCGGTCGGCAACGCGCTCGAGGTGAGCGAGGCGCTGGACGTGCTCAGGGGACGGGAGGTGCCGGGGCTGACGGAGGTGTGCCGCACGATCGCCGCCCTGATGCTGCGCGGCGCCGAGCCGGACCTCGCGCCGGAGGCGGCCGAGCGGAAGGTGAACGCGGTCCTGGCCAGCGGCGAGGGCTACGAACGGTTCCTCCGCTGGGCGGTGGCGCAGGGAGCCGAGCCGGACGCGCTGGCGGAGCCGGGCGGGCTGCCCACCGCCGACTGTCGTGAGCAGGTCGTCGCCGACCGCGAGGGCTACCTCGAGGACATCGACCCACGCGCCATCGGCACGGCCGCGATTAGGGTCGGCGCGGGCCGGCTCGTCAAGGGCGGACCGCTGGACCACTCGGCCGGGGTCGTGCTGCGCCACCGGGTGGGAGACCACGTGTCGATCGGCGAGCCGCTGGCCGTCATCCACCATCGCCACGGTGTCGAACCGCCCGTCGATCTCGTCCGGGACGCGTTCCGGGTGTCCGAGTCCGCGCCGCCCGGCAGACCGGTCGTCCTTCAGGTCATCTGA